ATTTCACCATCAAAAGTGGCATATGTAGCAAAGGAACTTCATGACATGGGATGCTTTGAAATCTCCcttggagacacaataggaatcgCTACTCCAGGTAATATTTTAATTCATGTATTGCTTTACAACTGAAAAATGCCTTAGTTCTTTGGTTAAGATTCAATTGAAAATGCTATTTATGTTACCGAAATATTTCTATGCTTAGGGTCCAAAGCTAAAGTATTGTAGTgctaaaaaaaaggaattttctCAGTGAAGTGACTTGACGTCCGTtccatgttattttattttctttccagGAACTGTTGTTCCTATGCTTGAAGCTGTGATGGCTGTGGTTCCTGTGGAAAAGCTTGCTGTGCATTTTCATGATACCTATGGACAGtctctttcaaatattttagtttCCCTCCAAGTGAGTTCTTCTATCGGAAATCTAGTCgaagcatatatacaattctttCATGCTagctttttaaatatttgaatctACAAGTAATTGCATGTCATATTAATTAAGCATTTAAATTTTAAGCTGCTGAACACTAGTTAGACGTCAGAACTTCTGGTGTTAATTTTATAAACAATCATGAAGGATAGGTTTCGAGAATTGGGAAACCAGAAAATGTTGGTGTATAAGTTGTTAAAAAGTGTTTATACTTTATACTCCCTCCGGTTTGTCATGATTACGAGTATTGCCTCTAGTTAAGAAAGTATTGCTAAGCGCCTCGTGATTTCAATGTGCCTTCCCGATGACCTCTCATACTGGTTTTGTTTTTCCTCAAACCTACACAAGATTCTGTGAATTAGAGATGGGAAATACAAAAATGGAAGGGCACTAGTGAAGCCTAAACTCTCCTAACCAAAATAAGAGCGGAACAAGCTCCACACGTCTGCACAAAGCTAGGAATTTGCAGAATCCTATGGGGAAGATTTTTCTGACAACTGGATGAAGATATAGTCCTTTTTTCTTCCATAAACTTCTGTTTTTCAGTCCAAAAGTTTCATTCCATCTTTACCAAATACTGCTAATGATCATGAAATCTAACACTTTACTTCACATccatatttcaattttttctcaCTGCATTTTGAATTATGCACCTAGAGTGCTTGTCAATAAATTTCCAATTGGAATCATAGAGTATGGTAATGCTTTGGCATGTTCAACAAAAGCATGAAATGGTAGTTATTGTCAGTGGCGGAGCCAGGAATTCTTACGAGGGAGATACGAAAAGATGCATAAACGCCACTCCTGGGACTCAAACCTGTGATTAGAACAATTTGAACCACGCCATTACACTAAAAGCGTCTCTTATGTTGAggattaaattttttgaatatatacACAAAATCGTTTTTACCCTATTTGCATAGTATCATTTTTCAACAAACGGGATTCCATTGAACCCCTCATTACCTGTGTCTTCAACACTGCTTATTGTCGTGGAGTTTCTGTTTTTTAGTGCATAACTGTTTGTTGTATTGTGCACAGATGGGTATTAGCACGATCGACTCCTCAGTTGCTGGTCTTGGGGGCTGCCCATATGCCAAAGGAGCTTCTGGCAATGTTTCAACAGAAGATGTTGTCTATATGCTTAATGGTCTAGGGATTAAAACCAATGTCGATCTACAGAAACTCCTGCTAGCCGGGGAGTTCATCAGCAAGCATTTGGGCCACCCATCCGGATCCAAAGCAGCTATTGCTTTGAGTGGAGTAATGGCAGATGCATCCAAGATATAGGAAGGGAAACCACTCCCAGATGTGATCAAATGGTCTCATCAGAAGTGCACAAACCAGAATATAGAGTAGAAGAGATGCCACTTCTATAGATGCATACTTATCAAAATATGACCAAAAATAATCTATTCGACACTGTGTGAAAATGAACATGCCATTATTTAGACAACATCAAGCTGCTCATTGCAGCATATATCTAATACAAAATGATTATTGATTTATACTTCCCTTATTCTTCTTCCTTATGTTTGTTCAACTTGTGTTGTCATTATTCCTTTCCATTGTCATTGTTCTTTTTCTATTAATAAGAAATACCAACCACTTCCTTGTACCCTTTGGGGTGGCCCAGTGGTTTGGGCTTGGGACTTCcatgttggaggtctcaagttcgaagCCCCTTGCCAGCGAAAGCAAGGGGTTTGCCTTCTGGGTCGAGCTCGTTGCACCATCAGCGCCTTGTTTTGAGTTATTACTATCCGTACCAAATCCACCATCCATTTTCGTCTGGTTCAAACGACTATATCTGCCAAAGTTATCCATTGTTGAAGTAAAGTATGTTGAATTGTGATTTTGTTGAGCTTGAGTTTGATAATTCATGTGGTGAAGCCAAAGAATAATCACTATTCTGCTGAGTAATTTCTTGTTTCACAGGTGCAATAAACTGTTAATTGTGACACTGTTGTTTTTGGCATTGGTAATTCATCTGTTGTTGCTGCTCTAAGCTTCATGTTAATGTTTCATAGGAGCTACAACTTCACATCCAACACCAATATTGCTCATGGGATTTTGCTGAGAATCACAAATTAGGCCATCCGGATTCGATTCTTGGGGACCAATATTAGCTACAAATCTATGATAACCACAATTCCCAGTGGAGcgacaaagaaagaaagaagaattttgcgacaaaaaatgattattttttttaaaaagcaaagaaaaataataatttggcTGATGGTGAAGCGACAAacaattcttaaaaaaaaaacatcatcgCTCGCCTCTCAGCGAAATGTCCCTTTTGATTAAGTCCAACATTGAATGGCTTTTATGcattttggagaaaaaaaaatagcctTTTTGACTACCGAGCCTACAAAATTAAAACTAACCACAGAATTTTTTCTATAACTGTGCACTGACTTATTATGCTAAAGtctagttatttttttttttttcaaatcagATCTAAACTTGAGATCTCACTATAGTATTTAGGATGAAATATTCGATTTCGATTTACtggttttaaaaatattatatcattattatatcaaattaattcagcatgatttgatattttaaaattttgttttaatattttgcGGTACAGTAAATCGGTGACCATAATTTAATCAACTTCAACTTACATATTCATATagttaaaaaattatgaatttgatttttcaagaaacgttttaattatatcatattaATACCTTAgacatgtaaaaatattaaaaaaaacaaagtaCAAACAATTCTTTTTGTTAATCAATCacctcaaaaaataaataattaaagcaaGATAGAATAATTAAAGTTTCAAaatctaaataattatttactattttatatttGGTAGTATTATATAGTTACACATATATGAAGTTTATATGTAATTATATTtagatatgatatttttatgtctTGATATTTTTCTACGAATACCAAATACCATATCAAatactaaatattttaaaaatatatatcgtatattaaaatattcaaatcacGATGTTAAAATTTCAATTTCGATATTATTCGATATTTACCCAACCATGCCCACCCGTAATCCCTATTAATGTGTAGGGCCTtctcctccccccccccccctttttttgtttctcatttTGTTTGATATCTACATTAAAATCTAACTAAATTCAAATTTGTGCCGAAAAATCctacattaaaaaataaaacactttctaataaagacaattctataccaaaaaaaaaaacttaaatctAAGACCTCTTTAGTTAATCACGTAAGAGTAAACACTCCACCGAATGATCCATTCTCCTCCTTTATTTTGGCTTCCCCTGATTGGAAGCAAATTTAACCCACTTCTCCTCAGTCCAGCAGGCAGCagtaaagagaagaaaaaaaggggGGGAGAGAGAGAGATCAGAAATATGGACGAGCAAGAATTTCGACGTCTTCTTGAGCTCTTCCCAGCCGTTCGCTCTCCAGATTATTACGTAAACAAACCTCTCTCCTTTTTTCCTATCTTTGTTCTCTATAAAAATCCAATCTTTAATACAGAATACATTCttgaaaattgaaaattgaaaaatggGTTTTGATTTACTATCTCCTTCACTTAATACCCACTTGAttaaattctctttttttttgggtttttagGGTGAGCTTGATTGTATTCTGTGTCTTCATTTCTGGTGTAAAGTAGCTATATTTAGAATCCTTGTAAGTAGAAGAAAATAAGTTTAGTCTAATCAATCTTTGGAAATCTGGATACCCAGAACTGAGTTTTGTGCTGATGTATAATTGTTGTTTACCATTTTATTTTAAACCAGTCCTCAAGTGGGTTATTATAGGTTGACTTGATTCAAGTTGCTGTTGGACAACTACTTGTTTTAGCTCTTCTTTAGTATTTTTCTAGTACTCTAGGAGACATATTTATGATatagttttcttgaaatttggaGTTTAGATTTTCTGCTATAGAAAATTAGTGTGCTAAGGTTGTCGTTGTTTGGTTATCCTACTTATGGAATCTTGGACCCAAATCGTTTGCTGAATTTTTAGACATAGGCCTGGAGGTACTAGCAACTCAATCTATGTAGCTCGGACCCTTCTAAAGGGCCGACATGTCCGTGCTGGATGCCCGTATCCTTCAAATGTAGTGCGTTTTTGAGGATCCAACATGGGCACGGCAATATTTTTGGATGTTCCGAGTAACATAGAACTCAATGGCCTGTGAAGTTTGAGTAACCCAATGGTGGAGTTCAAAGGAGCTCTTGAAGCCATTATCTTAATTGTTATTTTTCTCCTTGAAGCGCGAAAGAGTTAATAGGCTAACATTGTCTTTATATGCATGATCCATCTATTGCTTTTATACTGTAATATGGTTATAATCACTTTTAATTGATGTTACAACAATAAATAGCAATTCTCCTCGTTTTGATTCTTTCTGTCCATAATGTACAGTTTAATACTCATTAACTTTTCGGATGCCAACAGAAATCCACTCTATATCATCCCTGAAGGCTTagtagttattttttttaataaccgTGGTGTCTGGGCCAGCTTTCACGCACTTCGACTAATTCCACCGGATACCTGTCACCtcccaccaccaacaacaacaggTATCAGGTAACTCTGTCCATCAAGGCTAGGACAGATGGGaagaatcacctagtgtttttgtctCCACTGAGTTTTGAACCTGAGAACTGAGGGTTCTCTACCACTTCATTGATCACCAGGCCACACCCTTGGGCGCAAGGCTTATTAGTTATTGGtcttctattttctttggaaAGGAATATCTCCTCAGTGATATAATTGAGGATTTCAACAGTTATGCAAGACAATACAGAAGAATTCTCTTGGCTGATTTCCATGGCTTGCCATCTTGATCATATGTTTTTACATGCTTCTATGAACTAGAATACCTCTGTCTTTTAATTAGGGTCCGAAAATGGGAGAGAGTGATTGGGAATTAAAGGCTGATGTCTTGTGCCATTTACCTCTTTCTTGGGATGAAAATGCGGAAGAAGTGGAAGTGGTAGAATTATCAACTCCTCAGCATGTATAACCTATCTAGTGGGAAAATAGAAATGGTTGCGCACATATGAGACTCCAAATATATGGGATGTAAAAGTGTGAATTCTAGACAAGTATATCCACATCTCTGTTATGCTTATCCCCGTCATATTGATCTCATCTAGTGCTAGTCATTTAATTTCTGAtggttcttttcttcttcagttTCCCAGTGCATTATTTCTTATATATAATCTTACCTCCCGATTCTCCTTTGCATTTTATTCGTCTCCCATCAGCTTGATTTGGATGCGTCAAGTCAATCAACTTCCCAGTCCAAGCAGAAAGAGGAGGTACGGCAGAAACTTTTCATCATGTAGTTATCTGAAGCTTTGTTTCCAGATCTTGATTATCTCTTCTTACTCCAAATCTGTATCAGGTGAAGCAATTGCAAGATGGTCAGAATAAGGGAGGTGTAGTAGAGTCCAATACTCGAGCAATGGGCCATGGTGGTATGTTTTGACGTTATCAGTTATTCTTTTTCTGGAAAATGACCAAAAACTGTTGTTTACAATGACCTTAGAATTATTCAACCTGCATGAAAATACTGCTGTCGTTAGATCATAAAAACTAAACAAACAActgtattatttatttttttgaaattggtaaCAGTACAGCCTATTCTATTAGTTTGTAATGGGTGCCCTTCATTTCTGAAGTGTGTATATTTTCAGATTGATACATCATTTAATATCTAGCATTAAATCTAGGGTCTTGATTCCGACTTTCTTATCCTGCATATCAGTCTTACATTCTCCCCTAAAGTTTCTGCGAGAAATatatgagaaaaatattattgaattgtgtatctacCCTATTACATTGAGACCCTATTTATTGACACTACATTAGACTCCTTTTCCAACTAGGACACTACATTATGATCTTTTTCCAAGTAGGATTCTATATACTATTCTTATTCTTGTTCCTATTCTAAGTGGATTGTATATACCTGTAttgttcctatt
This region of Solanum dulcamara chromosome 9, daSolDulc1.2, whole genome shotgun sequence genomic DNA includes:
- the LOC129903176 gene encoding uncharacterized protein LOC129903176 → MIHSPPLFWLPLIGSKFNPLLLSPAGSSKEKKKRGGEREIRNMDEQEFRRLLELFPAVRSPDYYLDLDASSQSTSQSKQKEEVKQLQDGQNKGGVVESNTRAMGHGEAFWAKLKATAEKKMNPAEAEEFCKNFRQVYWKLVDEELSLEAARSLLRS